In the Brassica napus cultivar Da-Ae chromosome A7, Da-Ae, whole genome shotgun sequence genome, one interval contains:
- the LOC106355423 gene encoding LOW QUALITY PROTEIN: uncharacterized CRM domain-containing protein At3g25440, chloroplastic (The sequence of the model RefSeq protein was modified relative to this genomic sequence to represent the inferred CDS: substituted 1 base at 1 genomic stop codon), with translation MQVRYSIFKYKKLNLTASPYRLLFNAGQRHRYLIEKLKRYDVAKAEGPEVRPHEITGEERFYLKKMGQKRSNYVPIGRRGVFGGVILNMHLHWKKHETVKVICNNSKAGQVQQYAEELAELSGGVPVNIVGDDTSIFYRGKGYVQPNVMSPIDTLSKKRAYEKSKYEQSLESVKHFIAVAEKEIELYYRHVALXDDPINRNPLSILDDSPSESGGESCDHHRNKLDISCSDTEDEELCQLDTGSYEDFYETGR, from the exons atgcaaGTGCGTTATAGTATTTTCAAGTACAAGAAGCTCAATTTGACGGCGTCACCATATCGGCTCCTCTTTAACGCAGGACAAAGACACCGTTACTTGATTGAGAAACTGAAACGGTACGATGTCGCTAAAGCGGAGGGACCTGAGGTTAGACCCCATGAGATCACCGGAGAAGAGCGTTTCTACCTGAAGAAGATGGGTCAGAAAAGGTCTAACTACGTGCCGATTGGGAGGAGAGGAGTGTTCGGTGGCGTGATTCTAAACATGCATTTGCACTGGAAGAAGCATGAGACGGTTAAGGTTATCTGCAATAACAGTAAGGCGGGACAAGTGCAACAGTACGCGGAGGAGCTTGCTGAACTGAGTGGTGGTGTGCCTGTTAACATAGTCGGCGATGATACGAGCATATTTTATAGAGGGAAAGGTTACGTTCAGCCAAATGTTATGTCTCCTATCGATACATTGTCGAAGAAAAGG GCatatgaaaaatcaaagtacGAACAATCTCTTGAGTCGGTGAAACACTTCATAGCAGTTGCAGAGAAGGAAATTGAACTATACTACAGGCATGTTGCTCTTTAGGATGACCCGATTAACAGGAATCCGCTGTCTATCTTGGATGATTCTCCATCGGAATCAGGTGGTGAATCATGTGATCACCACCGAAATAAGCTTGATATAAGTTGTTCAGACACTGAAGATGAAGAGCTCTGTCAGTTAGACACTGGTTCTTATGAAGATTTTTATGAAACTGGAAGGTAG